tacggaagcacacttagcagatccgcaGTGCCCCtgctgtagggtttaatctgggaAGCGCCTAGGGTGgcccctacttagcaaaggggcccgttcatgcttgctgccacaagaccagctctcctcccctgcatcTCAAATGTTTAGGGGGAAAGTCCACTGCCCCTGCTTTTCCGGATGCCATCTTGTGAACAGAGTTGCCCCATTTAAAAAAGAGCAGGTGGCTTGATGGCCCTCTGTCTTCCGCTCCTCTGGCTAAGCCCGCCTCACTTCCACTCCCACCTCACTTCCACTCCCCTTACCTGAGCTCTGAGATGACAACTGAGAGCAGGGGACCGTCTCGGCAGGGCGATTCCCGTCACTCGCTAAAGAAACCCTGGCTTTCCTCCGTTGCTCCTGCAGCTCCACCTCCCTCTCCAAGGCCTCCTGGATCTCTTGGTCGATCAGTGCCGAGGTTCGGGGCCTCCAGGTTTTCAGAGTGTAGAGTTCCTCCCTTGGGGCCGCCCACTCGGGCCTGGGGTCTTCCCTCGCGGTACTCGGTGAGCCTTGGTCATCAGAAAACGAGAACTTGGCTTTCCAGATTGGGATGGCGAAATGCTCTTTCTGGAGTCCCAGTTTCTCTTCTGGGCCGGCCGTCTTCTGAGCACGAGGGTGGCTTGGTTTAGGGGAGTCCATCTGGTCTCTATCCTTGGAGGAGCTCTGGCCAGAGAAGGCAAGTTCATGCTCTGGGCCCGGGTCTGAAGGGTGTGAAGCCAAAGAGGGCATGGAGACCTCCACGATGCGTTTCATGGCCTGCTTCGCACCTCTTTCCCTGAAGTCAGTggagctgtggaggccaggcTGCTCTGGAGCCGGCTCTCCATTTGAGGACTCTGGCGGCAATCCTGATATCTTTGGTTGGCATGGAGGAGATGGCCCGGCTTCCTCGTGCTCGAAAACTTTCCGGCGCTCCCCAAGCTGCTGCCTCGTCCCCTTGTCGtatgttcccagcagcctcccttCCTTTTGCAGGTCCTCCTCACGCTTGATTTCCTGCTCGATCTCCCTCTGGACACAAAAGGAAATGCAAGCTTTATCCTTGCCCTTCCTGGAGGAAGCTAGAGAAGAGACAGAGGACAAGAGGAGAGGTTTGGATTGGATCGCCACCACCTCGTCTCTCTCGGCCGCTCTCTGGATTCCTCGCTCTTTCCaaagctcctcctccctctcccaagaCAAGCGGATTTCCCGCTCAATAGGGGTTTCCTCGCTGGCCTCCGGCTCTCTGGGATCTTGGCCACTGGCCACTGAATCCAGAGGGTTTCCAAACTTCTTCCTCGATACTCTCCCATCGGCCGTCATGACACTTAACTCATGGGGTGCTTTGCTCATGTCAGAATCCAGATTTTCTCCAGAAGACATTTGATAAATGGTGACGCTTTGGTGTGAAGCAGGCTCTTTTCTCCGAGCGACTGGAAGGTCCACCTTCTCATCTGTGCTGCCGAATCCTCTCTGGCTGTGCCTGCCAGAATCCTCCATGACCACAGGGCTCCGGCATGGGTTCTCACAAATGTTTTTCATTGCTGGAGACCGCGGAGACGTGCCCTGTCTCCTGGGCCCCAACAGCAACTTGGGATTGCTCTTCTCCAGCGCTAGGAACTGCTGCCGGGCAGCGGCAAAATTGATCTGCTCCGTGTCTATGCTTTCGGGGTCAACAGGCGTGCTTACCCAACCCAGGGACGGGTTGTCGAAACACACAGCAAACCCAGTCGAATAACTCCTACAACTCCCGGTCGGATCTCTGCTGGGCGATGCTGTGTTTACGGTTTCCAGCTCATCCGTGGAACTCCACCGTTCGGCCATGGTGCTGCGTTTCCTCACCACCTGGCTCCTGATGACCTCTTGCCTTTCACCTTCGAGGTCTTCGACTTTCCTGGGCGAGGCGTCCTCAGAGGGCACCTTGTACCGCAGCTCTTCCTCGTCTTCGTCGTAAAGTCTGGAGGGCTTCTTCTCCCCTTTGTAAGCTCGGATGTCATAGAGCGACCCCGATTTGACCACTGCCAGGTTTGCTTCTCTGTCCGGGGATGGCGTCCAGAGATCCTTCTGCCCATTGACAGACCTGAGCGCCCACCTGGTTCCATCTTCTGAAGGATTGTTTGTTCTCCAGCCATTCCTGGCCTTCTCGTTGTGGTGACCAATGTCAAGATATTCAACCCCTTGGACCTCAACACTCAGTTCCCCTCGCAGGCGTGCTTCATGTCCATTCTGTCCTTCGTACTGGGGGTCTGCCCCTGGAGGGATGCCAAGGGGCAGGTTTCCGGTGCCTGGCTCCATCACCTGAAGAGGATTCTTAtgtacttcttcttcttcctgggtTTTGGGAAGGTGTCCTTGGAGTGTTTGGGCTTCCCAGTTCCCTTCAATGGCCTTTATGTCAAAAGGAGGGCTTTGAAGTCTCTGGAGGAAGAACACAATGTGTTAAAAGAAGTGCAAAGGACTACAGAGGTCGTTTTGAAGTTGCCTTTGGCGCTTTCTTCACTGGCTTTTCTGCAGAAGAAACTTTGGGGAATGTTCTAAGATGCTGGTCTGGTCTTTGGGCTTCACCGTTATCCCTATGACccccccccctgcacacacacacactttctgggcTCTGTACAGCAGAGAGAGATTCTTGGGCAACTTGTCTTTCAGGGAAGCGTGTCCACCATCATGAACGTAAGAAAATGACCCACATGGAAGCCAAATAGGTCCGTCCTGAGAATGACAACTGAGAGGTTCTCAAGGCCAAGCAGCTGATCTGCCACTGAACCATGGGTGCTCGTGATGATCACAGAAGCTGCCTTGAACTGAGTCAGAGCTTCTCACTGAGGATGAGATAAGCTCCCAAGGGACCCCCCCGCCCTTTGCTGGTTCCCCAGAAGACC
Above is a window of Hemicordylus capensis ecotype Gifberg chromosome 2, rHemCap1.1.pri, whole genome shotgun sequence DNA encoding:
- the MISP gene encoding mitotic interactor and substrate of PLK1, producing the protein MEPGTGNLPLGIPPGADPQYEGQNGHEARLRGELSVEVQGVEYLDIGHHNEKARNGWRTNNPSEDGTRWALRSVNGQKDLWTPSPDREANLAVVKSGSLYDIRAYKGEKKPSRLYDEDEEELRYKVPSEDASPRKVEDLEGERQEVIRSQVVRKRSTMAERWSSTDELETVNTASPSRDPTGSCRSYSTGFAVCFDNPSLGWVSTPVDPESIDTEQINFAAARQQFLALEKSNPKLLLGPRRQGTSPRSPAMKNICENPCRSPVVMEDSGRHSQRGFGSTDEKVDLPVARRKEPASHQSVTIYQMSSGENLDSDMSKAPHELSVMTADGRVSRKKFGNPLDSVASGQDPREPEASEETPIEREIRLSWEREEELWKERGIQRAAERDEVVAIQSKPLLLSSVSSLASSRKGKDKACISFCVQREIEQEIKREEDLQKEGRLLGTYDKGTRQQLGERRKVFEHEEAGPSPPCQPKISGLPPESSNGEPAPEQPGLHSSTDFRERGAKQAMKRIVEVSMPSLASHPSDPGPEHELAFSGQSSSKDRDQMDSPKPSHPRAQKTAGPEEKLGLQKEHFAIPIWKAKFSFSDDQGSPSTAREDPRPEWAAPREELYTLKTWRPRTSALIDQEIQEALEREVELQEQRRKARVSLASDGNRPAETVPCSQLSSQSSAASGVVGCYSVSGSPVFTPGSPVRSSASSSPDRSCSGRFSSESDLKTHQSLTQRPLEDKKRGPREEGKYAGIEPSDEIDTEVVKSTRAVRRRGLRAQLWESGQISRIGDEED